One region of Acropora muricata isolate sample 2 chromosome 13, ASM3666990v1, whole genome shotgun sequence genomic DNA includes:
- the LOC136895131 gene encoding uncharacterized protein, translating into MVLKETAFILSIMFLPLLIKANRPAKNGASEDVSQDLLNVLGKRAALEHIVKEIQEVLKTNKFKKRHKRRILKLCDKLSAKSVCGVGESEIKKAAETVKALVRRQKPKNLKNIKGEVLEKLQELSMKIKSCGAIDGGYTDWSSWGPCSVSCDKGTQRRSRTCTNPPPFAGGKTCVERTLGPAEETQECETRKCPCPSSWTRNGQFCFYINVARFQDRAKVQQICSSLGANLPIIRNSGERDFIFNLLKNKAGLSGQGVWLGLNRHGSSFRWYDGTSAGYQIWSDGEPNNYGGNENYAQMYKGGGFPGKWNDHPCSGYGAAPSALCQKKVA; encoded by the exons ATGGTTCTCAAGGAAACGGCTTTTATTCTTTCAATCATGTTTCTGCCTCTGCTGATAAAAGCAAACCGACCCGCCAAGAATGGAG CAAGCGAGGATGTTTCCCAAGATTTACTGAACGTTCTGGGGAAAAGGGCAGCGTTGGAGCATATTGTTAAAGAGATTCAAGAAGTTCTGAAAACGAACAAGTTCAAAAAGAGGCACAAACGCCGGATTTTAAAGCTGTGTGATAAATTGTCAGCAAAGTCTGTCTGTGGTG TGGGTGAGTcagaaataaagaaagctgCAGAAACTGTCAAGGCATTGGTCCGCCGACAAAAGCCCAAGAACTTGAAAAATATTAAGGGCGAAGTCTTGGAAAAGCTTCAGGAATTGTCGATGAAAATCAAAAGCTGTGGTG CCATTGACGGTGGTTACACAGATTGGTCTTCCTGGGGACCGTGCAGCGTCAGCTGTGATAAAGGAACTCAGAGGCGTTCAAGAACATGTACAAATCCACCTCCTTTTGCCGGTGGAAAAACATGCGTGGAACGAACGTTGGGACCAGCTGAGGAAACCCAAGAATGTGAAACTAGGAAATGTC CTTGTCCTTCAAGTTGGACCAGAAACGGACAATTCTGTTTTTACATCAATGTCGCCAGATTTCAGGATCGAGCTAAGGTGCAACAAATTTGCAGCAGTTTGGGTGCGAACCTGCCCATCATCAGGAATTCTGGAGAACGAGATTTCATTTTCAATCTATTGAAAAACAAGGCTGGGTTATCGGGCCAGGGCGTATGGCTTGGTCTGAATAGGCATGGTTCAAGTTTCCGGTGGTATGACGGTACTTCCGCTGGCTATCAAATATGGAGTGACGGGGAACCCAATAATTATGGAGGTAACGAAAACTACGCTCAAATGTACAAGGGCGGAGGCTTTCCTGGGAAATGGAATGACCACCCGTGCAGTGGATATGGGGCGGCTCCTTCTGCTCTTTGCCAGAAGAAAGTGGCGTGA